One Mycolicibacterium fortuitum subsp. fortuitum genomic window carries:
- a CDS encoding DUF4129 domain-containing protein, whose translation MTSIDIDRDAAHDAAQNELAKPIYPRASPIDQIGDWINDLLYRITAAGSTVPGGWFTLSVLAILLVAAVVVAVRIARRTMRTARGTDPALFGAEELTAARHRSIAEQYAAQGDWSAAIRHRVRALARHLEETGVLDAVPGRTATELARDAAVALPGLAAGLYSAASTFNDVTYGERPGTESAYREIAALDEAGVP comes from the coding sequence GTGACGAGCATCGACATCGACCGTGACGCCGCGCACGACGCCGCGCAGAACGAGCTGGCCAAACCGATCTACCCGAGGGCCTCGCCCATCGACCAGATCGGCGACTGGATCAATGATCTGCTGTACCGGATCACCGCCGCGGGCTCGACCGTCCCCGGTGGCTGGTTCACCCTCTCGGTGCTGGCCATTCTGCTCGTGGCGGCTGTGGTGGTGGCAGTCCGGATCGCGCGGCGCACCATGCGCACAGCGCGCGGCACCGACCCGGCCCTGTTCGGCGCCGAGGAGCTCACCGCTGCGCGGCATCGCTCGATCGCCGAACAATATGCCGCGCAAGGTGATTGGTCGGCCGCGATCCGGCATCGGGTCCGCGCGCTGGCCCGCCACCTCGAGGAGACCGGGGTGCTCGACGCGGTGCCGGGCCGCACCGCCACCGAACTGGCCCGCGACGCGGCGGTGGCCCTGCCGGGGCTGGCGGCCGGACTGTACAGCGCGGCAAGCACATTCAACGACGTCACCTACGGTGAGCGGCCTGGTACCGAATCGGCGTACCGGGAGATCGCGGCCCTCGACGAGGCCGGGGTGCCATGA
- a CDS encoding DUF7544 domain-containing protein, translated as MTSGRPSLADFSAGTVIPLRPLSLTEMFNGAVAYVRTNPKATLGLATVVVLASQIITLALQIGPLSALGRFDSTLQGEAPSPATIAVFATGAFVDILVTTLASLLLSGMLTVVIGRSVFGGHITIGEAWRRVRGRLPALIGFTALQALGVVILAATVVVMLVGVGALAGRPAAFAVGVPLVVLALVVVLYASTVLLFAPAVIVLEHRGVIDAIKRSFTLVTKDFWRVLGIWLLATIVALVIAWGVGAPFNVAGQVMTMMAEGPTVPALVLTAVGAAIGQIVTAPFNAGVVVLLYADRRFRAEAFDLMLRTGAQAPVETADQLWLPRNP; from the coding sequence ATGACGAGCGGCCGGCCATCCCTAGCTGACTTCTCGGCAGGCACCGTCATCCCGCTTCGTCCGCTGAGCCTGACCGAGATGTTCAACGGCGCCGTCGCCTACGTCCGTACCAACCCGAAGGCGACGCTCGGCCTGGCCACCGTGGTCGTTCTCGCCTCGCAGATCATCACGCTCGCACTGCAAATCGGGCCGCTGTCCGCATTGGGCAGATTCGATTCGACGTTGCAGGGCGAGGCGCCGTCGCCGGCCACCATCGCGGTGTTCGCCACCGGCGCGTTCGTCGACATCCTCGTGACGACGCTGGCGTCTCTTCTGCTCAGCGGCATGCTCACGGTGGTGATCGGTCGCTCGGTGTTCGGCGGACACATCACCATCGGTGAGGCGTGGCGGCGGGTCCGCGGGCGGTTACCGGCGTTGATCGGGTTCACGGCGTTGCAGGCGCTGGGCGTGGTCATCCTCGCTGCCACAGTCGTGGTCATGCTCGTCGGCGTGGGCGCACTCGCGGGCCGGCCGGCCGCGTTCGCCGTCGGCGTGCCGCTGGTGGTGCTCGCGTTGGTCGTGGTGCTCTACGCCTCGACGGTTCTGCTGTTCGCGCCTGCGGTGATCGTCCTGGAGCACCGCGGTGTCATCGACGCGATCAAGAGGTCGTTCACGTTGGTGACCAAGGACTTCTGGCGGGTTCTCGGCATCTGGCTGCTGGCCACGATCGTGGCCTTGGTCATCGCCTGGGGTGTTGGTGCGCCGTTCAACGTGGCCGGACAGGTCATGACCATGATGGCCGAGGGGCCCACGGTGCCCGCACTGGTCCTGACCGCCGTCGGAGCCGCGATCGGGCAGATCGTCACCGCGCCGTTCAACGCGGGTGTGGTGGTGCTGCTCTACGCCGACCGGCGGTTTCGCGCCGAGGCGTTCGATCTGATGCTGCGGACAGGTGCCCAGGCACCGGTCGAAACCGCTGACCAACTATGGCTGCCCCGGAATCCCTGA